The Mastomys coucha isolate ucsf_1 unplaced genomic scaffold, UCSF_Mcou_1 pScaffold4, whole genome shotgun sequence genome has a segment encoding these proteins:
- the Snrpf gene encoding small nuclear ribonucleoprotein F, protein MSLPLNPKPFLNGLTGKPVMVKLKWGMEYKGYLVSVDGYMNMQLANTEEYIDGALSGHLGEVLIRCNNVLYIRGVEEEEEDGEMRE, encoded by the exons ATG AGTTTACCCCTCAATCCCAAGCCTTTTCTCAATGGACTGACAGGAAAGCCAGTGATGGTGAAACTTAAGTGGGGCATGGAGTACAAGGGCTACCTGGTCTCCGTCGATGGCTACATGAACATGCAG CTTGCAAATACAGAAGAATACATAGATGGAGCATTGTCTGGACATCTGGGTGAAGTTCTAATAAG GTGTAATAATGTTCTCTACATCAGAGGGgttgaagaggaggaagaagatggggaaATGAGAGAATAG